TCAATATATGTAAATTCCAATGTTCCATTATGACCAAAACCCACTTctcagttttatttttcttttgaaagatTAATTGGTTCCTGACTGAATCACCCCAAAACTAATGTCTTGTTAATTGATCATCGGTTTCAAATATGTAGCATAtgttataattaattaaataaaggcCCCCACAGTTGTCTAGCTAGTAGTGAATGGACCCTTTAATCAGACTAATCTTGACTTTTTTAGTAGGATTATTAGCAAAAACGCACAAAGGAAACCAAATTAAATTAGCCCAAACgctcattttttatttgttatgttttttccaaaaaatagtTGAGGCCGTACATGGAGAAAAAGCATCATCCACATCCCAGAATTCTTAACCATGCAATACAAAAGACAAGATGCTGGTATGGTATTTACTACACAACATTACCTGTAAAGGTTCCAcacatttttaaaaaccgaaaaaGCAACCCTTATTTGCACCCAACACATCAACACttggatttatttttcacCACCGAAGTTTTACTCAATCAAGCACGGAGCACAGGTTCTCTTCAAACAAACCAACCACGTCCCAGCACGCCGAGAGATAAAGCGTTAAAggcgagagagagagccaacttttggaattttaaaaacccaaaaagtgATAAAGTAATCAGAATCAGCCTCATTTTAATTAACCCCCTTTTGTAGCCAGAGAGGCAAAAGGCAGAAAAGCCTAAGTAGCCGCTAAACAATTTACATGGCAATTACAGTCACATTTTGATAAGACCACCCCCAACCTCACTGCTCCAACCAACCACATactacattaaaaaaaaataaaaaaaacaaaaaaaacaaaaactaaaccATCGATCATCCGGAAACTAAATTCTAAACACacctaaaattaaattaaattaaataaaaattaacacTCCCTCCCTCTTTCTCACTATCTGAGCTGAGCTAAACTCAACAGCCGACCGGGGCCACAGCGGGCTTCACTTTAGGAGGCCTGCCTCTACCTCTGGGCGCGCCAGTAGCCGGAGCCGGAGCTGGAGCCTGAGGAGGAGCCGATGCCGTTTTGGCCTTCTTGGGAGGGCGTCCACGTGGCCTTCCAGTCCCAGAAGGGCTCTTGGGCTCCGCTTGCGGAGAGAACGGGTCTCTAGGCTTCGGGGGCCTGCCACGTGGCCTGGGAGGCGAGACAACGGTTCCAGGTGGGAGCGGGACCTTGGGCTTGGGAGGACGGCCTCTGCCTCTCTTGGGCGGCGCGTTCGGGTCTGGCTTCATGTAGTTGTTCTTGACCAGGACGAGCTCGCCGCTCTGTTTCATCTTGTTGAGGTGGTGAGCCAGAAGTGTGGCGTGAGCCGGAGGTAGATCGCCGTACGTGGACTCGATGTACGTTGCGATTGCCGACTTGTTAGACCCGTTGCCGTCGTTCAGCGCCTCGATCGCCGCCATAATCAtctggagaaagaaaaatcaggaaaaattaagcaaaatcCAGCTGAAAATTAAGCGAAAATAAGTGGGGAAAAGCCGTTTGGGTGgcgagaaaagaaaatggaggaaAACTTTTGTGTACCTCTGGATACTGCGGGAGAGAGGGAGCTGGCGGAGGCGGTGCCGGAGGGTTTTCGGAGTTCTCAGTGGCCATGGCAGCGTTCTGTGTAGAAAAATGGCTGAGAGATTGAGACTGAGACCGTTTAATAGAGAAGTAGAGAGAAACTgtttttggtttggtgggaAGTTCAGGCACAGATGATGAGGAAAGAGGGGAAGGATTTAAAAGGTGGGTTTTCTTGACGATCGGATCGAGGGAAAAAGGGAGGAGGATGAAGAAGGGAGATCCGACGGTTGGGGATTGCAAGTTTGTGTTATGATCCGACGGCGAACGATGTTTTAGTTGGGGTCACAAGGATCGATGACGTGGACAAAGGACTGAGCTGGGGTTTTGAAGTTTGTGTTGCGATGAAGTTACGTAACAGTCCCTCAGTTTGAATCGCGTCTTGTCCAAAGCCCTTCGAATAATTCGAGCGAGGATCGGATAGGGCTCTGGCCAGCTTTACTTTTGCTAGGCTCAGAGGCTGATTGGCCGAAAAGGTGAAGAAGCGTGAGATGGTAAAAGAACTGAGCCAGTAGGATTAGGACATGACAGCAAGCTTAAATGGAGCGGCAATGCTTGATTCTTTGGGATTCAAAATGCTCTCGCTCTCAGATCCAGCATCCAAGTGCGGAGTGCGGGGCCCGCTTTAGGACCCGGGGTGTGGTCATGTGTGGTCCCAGCAGAGGGATATGTTTCTATACATCTGACGAGCATGTGTTGCCTAGGATGAAAAGTGAGGGCGCCGCTACCTTAAAAGAAATCGAAGCCGTTGACTGGTGAGGCTAGAGTTGACTTTTGGAATCGGACAGTAGTCCACAGACTTGGCTATTGGTATGCAATCACAGCCCTCTGCTCCAAATTCAAAGGTTGAGAGACGGTGCAATGATTTCGAGGCAGAACCATGTTTGGTGGTGTTGGTGATAGATGATCGGTGATGGATATGCTTCACTTAATATATTGGGTAAATTGCAccaatggtcctcaaacttgtatgcgTGGTACATTTTagtccctaaattaaattattagtccaaatgatACCCAAATTCTATGTTAATTggccatttgatccaaccgttaggttccgtcaatgTTGTCGTGAAATTTAAGGGTAAAACTGTCCAAATCATGTAGAATAGCTAATTCTTGAAGCGACAGAGGCGTCATTCGATGAATTCAGCTTCTTCAAACTTGAAGGTAGCGATGTCTGAAAGCTCAACGAATTCAACTCAAATGGGTATTGCTTTTGTGGGATGAAGATTAAACGGTGGACTTCATGGACAGATCTGAACCCGGGAAGAAGGTTTGAGGCATGCGACCAAAATCGGGTAAGATAGAGtaagggttttgttttgtttaagtgAAGAATTGAATGGTGTGCTGGGCTTTGATTGATTGTGTGTAACAACTGATGTGCAGAATAGCCAAACAAGACATCATTTCTTTGAATGGCTGGATAATGAAACATGTCCAAGAGGAAAGGAAGTGCTTCCTGGATTGCTTAGAAGACTCAGAGCTATGGAGGAAGAAATTAGAGCAAGAGATGAGCAACTGAGATTAGTGGAagtagagaagaaaaaattggaagagaaaGTGTGTGTTgttattgaaggaaaaaatgaaTTGGAATGGAGTAGACAGAGACAATTGAAATTGGGGTTTGCTTTGATCCTTTCATGgtgtttgtttgtaatttttgtgatGAGTAGAAAGATTTAGCTATGAATGTTAGGTCTGTAATGGCCTTTTAGGTTTGTAATGGGATTAGAGGTATGAATGTAATGTGGTGTTTGTTAGCTATGAATGTAATGTGGTGTTTGTTAGCTATGAAATAGTTTGTGGAGTATTTTAGGTAAAACAATTCCATAACCAAAACCACACCAATTCCAGAAATGAATACCAATTCCAGAACCAAAACCACACCAATTCCAGAAATTAATACCAATTCTATAACCAAAAACCAATCCCATAGcgaaaaccaatttcataacCAAATTGCACAGCATAAACCAATTCCATTACCAATATGTAGAGTCAATTCTAATCCACAAGCTGTGATTCCATAAAAGTACATCTGAAATTACAGAACCTAAACCAAAAGGCAGAGTGTAAATCCACAAAATAACATCCCAAAAGCTGTGATCCTATTGTTTGTACTGTAAGCCAAAATGCAGGGCCTTTACATAACCACAATGCATATCCTGAACAAAATCCACATCCCAAATtacacaaaatatatatgattccCCTGCCTTGTGAATGATTATGGTTGTGATAGAACTTCTGTAGGCCTTTTGAATGTTTCTCTTCTAATAGCAGCCCTTTTGAATGTTCCTCCTCTTGCCAAACCTCTTGCCAAACCTCTGACCATAGTTCTTGGCAAACCTCTTCCCACACCTCTTGCCAACTAAAGAAAGAGGACCAATATAAGTTCTGAATTATATTGGAAAGAAATAGGAAccccatatttgaataataaaCCTC
This genomic interval from Prunus dulcis unplaced genomic scaffold, ALMONDv2, whole genome shotgun sequence contains the following:
- the LOC117613651 gene encoding HMG-Y-related protein B-like; the protein is MATENSENPPAPPPPAPSLPQYPEMIMAAIEALNDGNGSNKSAIATYIESTYGDLPPAHATLLAHHLNKMKQSGELVLVKNNYMKPDPNAPPKRGRGRPPKPKVPLPPGTVVSPPRPRGRPPKPRDPFSPQAEPKSPSGTGRPRGRPPKKAKTASAPPQAPAPAPATGAPRGRGRPPKVKPAVAPVGC